In a single window of the Nicotiana tomentosiformis chromosome 8, ASM39032v3, whole genome shotgun sequence genome:
- the LOC104118658 gene encoding BURP domain protein RD22-like isoform X2, with amino-acid sequence MELKLLHILTYLSLALVASYAALPPSSGQTYWNTKLPNTPMPKAIKDSLQPTGLTEDKTTSVVVGKGGVNVNTGKGHSGSGTNVNVGHKGVGVSTGKGHSGRGGTNVNVGHKGVGVSTGGGTHVGVGKGGVGVTTPGHHGRPPVYVGVRPGPSPFVYNYAAKDDQLHDNPNVALFFLEKDLHQGSNMNLQFVKTTNTAATFLPRQVANSIPFSSNKMPEILNQFSVKPDSEEAQILKQTVQECEQPGIKGEEKYCATSLESMVDFSTSKLGNKVQPVSTETEKETQMQKYTILGAKKMGNGKSDAVVCHKQNYAYAVFYCHKTETTESYMVSLVGADGTKAKAVAVCHKNTSAWNPKHLAFKVLKVTPGSVPVCHFLPEDHIVWVPKN; translated from the exons ATGGAGTTGAAGCTCCTTCACATCCTTACCTACCTTTCT TTGGCACTAGTGGCAAGTTATGCAGCTCTTCCTCCATCGAGCGGTCAAACTTATTGGAATACTAAACTGCCTAATACTCCCATGCCAAAGGCAATCAAAGATTCTCTTCAGCCAACTG GATTGACGGAGGACAAAACCACTTCAGTGGTAGTAGGCAAAGGCGGAGTAAACGTCAACACCGGCAAAGGGCACTCCGGCAGCGGCACTAACGTCAACGTTGGCCACAAAGGCGTCGGCGTAAGCACCGGCAAGGGTCACTCCGGCAGGGGGGGCACCAACGTCAACGTCGGCCACAAAGGCGTCGGCGTAAGCACCGGGGGCGGAACCCACGTCGGCGTCGGCAAAGGAGGAGTGGGCGTGACCACCCCCGGCCACCACGGAAGGCCGCCGGTCTACGTCGGTGTACGCCCCGGACCATCACCGTTTGTTTACAATTACGCCGCCAAAGATGATCAACTTCACGACAACCCAAACGTCGCTCTTTTTTTCCTCGAGAAGGACTTGCACCAAGGGAGTAACATGAACTTACAATTTGTGAAAACTACAAATACTGCCGCCACTTTCTTGCCTCGCCAAGTCGCAAATTCTATTCCCTTTTCGTCAAACAAGATGCCAGAAATTCTTAATCAGTTTTCAGTTAAACCCGACTCTGAAGAAGCTCAGATCTTGAAGCAGACTGTACAAGAATGTGAACAGCCAG GTATTAAAGGAGAAGAGAAGTATTGTGCTACTTCATTAGAATCCATGGTTGATTTCAGCACATCAAAGTTAGGAAACAAAGTGCAACCAGTGTCAACAGAGACAGAGAAGGAAACTCAAATGCAGAAATACACAATTCTAGGAGCCAAGAAAATGGGAAATGGGAAATCTGATGCTGTAGTTTGCCACAAGCAGAATTATGCATATGCAGTTTTCTACTGTCATAAAACAGAAACAACAGAGTCATACATGGTTTCTTTGGTTGGTGCTGATGGAACAAAGGCTAAAGCAGTAGCTGTTTGCCATAAGAATACTTCAGCTTGGAATCCAAAGCATTTGGCTTTTAAAGTTCTTAAGGTTACACCGGGATCTGTTCCTGTTTGCCATTTCCTTCCTGAGGATCAcattgtttgggttcctaagaacTAG
- the LOC104118658 gene encoding BURP domain protein RD22-like isoform X1, with protein sequence MELKLLHILTYLSLALVASYAALPPSSGQTYWNTKLPNTPMPKAIKDSLQPTDFAGLTEDKTTSVVVGKGGVNVNTGKGHSGSGTNVNVGHKGVGVSTGKGHSGRGGTNVNVGHKGVGVSTGGGTHVGVGKGGVGVTTPGHHGRPPVYVGVRPGPSPFVYNYAAKDDQLHDNPNVALFFLEKDLHQGSNMNLQFVKTTNTAATFLPRQVANSIPFSSNKMPEILNQFSVKPDSEEAQILKQTVQECEQPGIKGEEKYCATSLESMVDFSTSKLGNKVQPVSTETEKETQMQKYTILGAKKMGNGKSDAVVCHKQNYAYAVFYCHKTETTESYMVSLVGADGTKAKAVAVCHKNTSAWNPKHLAFKVLKVTPGSVPVCHFLPEDHIVWVPKN encoded by the exons ATGGAGTTGAAGCTCCTTCACATCCTTACCTACCTTTCT TTGGCACTAGTGGCAAGTTATGCAGCTCTTCCTCCATCGAGCGGTCAAACTTATTGGAATACTAAACTGCCTAATACTCCCATGCCAAAGGCAATCAAAGATTCTCTTCAGCCAACTG ATTTCGCAGGATTGACGGAGGACAAAACCACTTCAGTGGTAGTAGGCAAAGGCGGAGTAAACGTCAACACCGGCAAAGGGCACTCCGGCAGCGGCACTAACGTCAACGTTGGCCACAAAGGCGTCGGCGTAAGCACCGGCAAGGGTCACTCCGGCAGGGGGGGCACCAACGTCAACGTCGGCCACAAAGGCGTCGGCGTAAGCACCGGGGGCGGAACCCACGTCGGCGTCGGCAAAGGAGGAGTGGGCGTGACCACCCCCGGCCACCACGGAAGGCCGCCGGTCTACGTCGGTGTACGCCCCGGACCATCACCGTTTGTTTACAATTACGCCGCCAAAGATGATCAACTTCACGACAACCCAAACGTCGCTCTTTTTTTCCTCGAGAAGGACTTGCACCAAGGGAGTAACATGAACTTACAATTTGTGAAAACTACAAATACTGCCGCCACTTTCTTGCCTCGCCAAGTCGCAAATTCTATTCCCTTTTCGTCAAACAAGATGCCAGAAATTCTTAATCAGTTTTCAGTTAAACCCGACTCTGAAGAAGCTCAGATCTTGAAGCAGACTGTACAAGAATGTGAACAGCCAG GTATTAAAGGAGAAGAGAAGTATTGTGCTACTTCATTAGAATCCATGGTTGATTTCAGCACATCAAAGTTAGGAAACAAAGTGCAACCAGTGTCAACAGAGACAGAGAAGGAAACTCAAATGCAGAAATACACAATTCTAGGAGCCAAGAAAATGGGAAATGGGAAATCTGATGCTGTAGTTTGCCACAAGCAGAATTATGCATATGCAGTTTTCTACTGTCATAAAACAGAAACAACAGAGTCATACATGGTTTCTTTGGTTGGTGCTGATGGAACAAAGGCTAAAGCAGTAGCTGTTTGCCATAAGAATACTTCAGCTTGGAATCCAAAGCATTTGGCTTTTAAAGTTCTTAAGGTTACACCGGGATCTGTTCCTGTTTGCCATTTCCTTCCTGAGGATCAcattgtttgggttcctaagaacTAG